The window AGAAGACAGACCTCAGTCGCTCCAGGATTTCAAGTTGTtcacaacaccaacagcaactCGGGCAAGAGCACAGAGCAAAATACGTCTGTCTACCAAGAGGCATTTCTGCAACTTTTACTAAAGAGTCCCACCACATTCCAgtcacaaccaccacgagCCATCCAAGCTCACTAGTCCACTTACAACTGATCAACGCGAGGCAAAACTATTATTCGAAGCCAAACCTCATCAACCGCGATTCAAAGTTTCCTGTGGTCATGAATCGGCTTTGCACAATAAGCATCAGAAACATTCCATCATTCGGCGCATCGCTGGATGAGGACTTTTCTCGCTAGCAAACCAACCTCAGATATACCTCCAGAAAAACACGCCGAAACCAGCCGTATTTACCTGCCCCAAATGAAATGAACATAAAAAGCTTTGCTCGAGTTAGTTTTTGAAAATAAagaatttttttttaaaaaaaacccccccaaaaaaaaaccaactGGTCCGATCCAAAGCAAGCAATGTGTGTGTGGACTTGTCATGTCGCCAAGTCATGTGACATCCAATACGTGGAAAATACTCAGTACATACCACAGCCCGGATTGATGTTTTGACACAACATACCAAAGAGAACAGAAAAGATAAAATGTGAAATTCTTGCAATTTTCAGCAGCATTATCATCAACCCTGCAAGAAATCAAAAAGttcatgatggtgatgaacaTGAGTGGGTCGAGCGATGAGCTCAAGATCACCGAGTCGGACACTGCCATGCCAGTCAGGTTGAACGCGCAATAATGACTAAAAAAAAGGGGTCAAGGAATGTGTAAATTATTGATTCGAGAATGGACACCGTTATTAAGACCATTGATCCGCGCCCTCGGCGGGCGACATGACTCGTCAAACCTCAACAAATCGAGAGTCGGTCACGAtcacaacaaacaacagccAACAATCGCAACAAAACACCATGGTTACAGGATCACGACAGCAGAATTGGAGAGGGCAGATCACACCGGGTGATAATGACTTGGTCACGATAATAACGTGACAATGCTGTCATTCTTAGCACGGCTTCACCCCAAGTCAACACATTATCAAAAGCAATAAACACCAAAGCAAGTAAGATCAACCCGTGGCAAGTCAATCCCATTCCCATCACAATCACAAGCAGCATCGGTCAAGAAAAAGAgtctctccatcatcatcatccattaCAGATTCATATACACGGCTAGTACTAGAAAGAACATTGAGACATGTTTTTTCCCTCCTGAAGCCAGCACTATCATAATAATCCGAATCCCTTTGCCCATCCACATATATCCTAGCAAATATTCCTACCAAAAAATAGATTACCCAATGAAGCCTCTCGGCAAACAAGACATTAACCAAGAAACGACATTAGATAAACCATTTTTTATCGCGACAATCTAAGCCAAAAGTAATTCCAAAACAGGTTTTCAGAGGTGGTGAAACCCCCTTAGAGGCGGGAGCCATGGACGACCTTCATGTCAACAGCCATCTCGCGGCCGTGGTcagtgacgacgaggacgcgGACGGAGCCACGGCCAGACTCGAAAGCCTTCTGGAGGCGGTTCCAGAGCGAAGACTGGTCAATGACGGGGAGGTTCTGCTTGACATCACCGGTCTCGGTCATGGCGACGATGGCGCCATCCTGCATGTCAAGGACGCGGTACTGCTTGAAGACGGGGCCGAGCATGGTCTGGACAACGACGCtgggggcggggttggagacgAAGCTGGACTCCTCATGGAGCTGCTTGGTGAAGAGGTCAACACCGAGGTAGCGGTGCTGGCCGGTGGCAGCAGAGGTGCTGATGCGGATGACCTGGCAGGGGCGGCCCTGGAGGATCAGGATGTCACCGAGGCGGATGTGGTGGCAGGGGatggtgacggtgttggGAGCCTTCTCAACGGCAGGGGCGGCAGCGGGGCCGCGGCGGACGGAAGAGACCTCAGCCTCGACGTGGCCttcatgatggtggtggagcttGTCAGCCAACTTGTGCAACTTGTTGTGGAGCTTGTTGTGAACCTCCTGGCGGAAGGAGTGGTAGCGGTCTGTGTGTTGGTGGGGCCACAGTGAGTACTCGCTCACATGTCGACACTCTCGTGTGCATGGGGAGAGATGGCATCAAGGggcaccaccaagacaagaCGCTAGAACAAGGGCGAAAGGGGCGGGGAGATACTCACTGTCCTCATCGTAGTAACccatgttgttggtggtggtggtggaaacgGTGGAAGGCGTGTAGGGCTTGTCGTCCAAGAGCTTTACCTCCTTCTTAGGGGCGGTAATgcgaggggggcgggggaagTCGACGGTGGTGTCGGTGACTTGGAAATGAGATTCCTTCTTGGCGGGACGGGTGATAGCAGCCTCGACAGTGAACTTGTCACCGATGGAAGTGCTGGACTTGAAGACCGGGCGACGGGTGGGAAGGTCGACGGTGGTGTCGTAGCTGGGGGAGGCTACAACGGTGGGTTCCTTGCGGTAGTTGGCTTGGGTGCGGGCGCGGAATTCACTCTCAGCAAGGTCGACGACGGAGCTGTGAggacggtggcggtggtcgaGTTCGATGCGAGACTCGAGGTAGTtggaggcgggagggggtggttgaggtctgaagaaggcaaaggaaaGATGTGGTCAGCAAAAGGAAAGAGCAGAGAATGTGTCTTCCTTGAGCCAGATATTGTTGTGGGAGAAGGCCTCGCGTCGCTTGGTCAACCCCCGACCCCCTGGCCCCGAAGACCTTGGCGGTGCCCTAGGGTCGATAGCTCGGCcagggggggtgggctgaAGAGCGGAGCAAAACAAGACAAACGAGGAAAATGGCTGCTCTGAGGCTCCAGCGGGGAATCCACACCCAAGAGATCCGAGCCGGGACAGGAGGCTGGGGATCAGCCATTGGGGCGGGCCAGGCCAAAGGGGCGGTAAAGAAAAACAAAttgacggtgacggtgatgcCGGCGACAGAAAGAGAAGTCAAAAACATACCTGCGGATCTCCTCGTGGAAATGGTActcttccttcttgatgacggggacggggacgggacGGCGgtgctcttcctccttgcgGGTGATGCGGACCTCCTCTTTGAAGCGGTTCTCCTCGACGACcttggggggcgggggggcaGGGAGAGCGGCTTGGGCGGTGAAAGAAGAGTCTTGACCTATCCGTCCAGCTGGGGGAACTTggatcttgatctcctcgtGGGTTTTGGTCTGGGTAGCGGTCTCGGACTCCCTGTAGGCAGACGGGAAGACGCTGAAAGGGACCGGGACGCGGGCTTCAAAGTCCAGGTTGCCGGTTTACTGGGCGCAAGAAACAATCTTCTTGACGTACGACAAGAAGATATCTCTTGCTAACTTCCTAGAAAAGAAGTCG is drawn from Podospora pseudocomata strain CBS 415.72m chromosome 1 map unlocalized CBS415.72m_1, whole genome shotgun sequence and contains these coding sequences:
- a CDS encoding uncharacterized protein (EggNog:ENOG503NTW0; COG:J), translated to MAGRVPSSRSRPSNQRHARGAMAPPKRGSAIPHWCRINNSQASSPQKVNRGLPELVGTTPCGHTSFSSSTVPCQPAKVDVQSPEALRPMPRVPVPFSVFPSAYRESETATQTKTHEEIKIQVPPAGRIGQDSSFTAQAALPAPPPPKVVEENRFKEEVRITRKEEEHRRPVPVPVIKKEEYHFHEEIRRPQPPPPASNYLESRIELDHRHRPHSSVVDLAESEFRARTQANYRKEPTVVASPSYDTTVDLPTRRPVFKSSTSIGDKFTVEAAITRPAKKESHFQVTDTTVDFPRPPRITAPKKEVKLLDDKPYTPSTVSTTTTNNMGYYDEDNRYHSFRQEVHNKLHNKLHKLADKLHHHHEGHVEAEVSSVRRGPAAAPAVEKAPNTVTIPCHHIRLGDILILQGRPCQVIRISTSAATGQHRYLGVDLFTKQLHEESSFVSNPAPSVVVQTMLGPVFKQYRVLDMQDGAIVAMTETGDVKQNLPVIDQSSLWNRLQKAFESGRGSVRVLVVTDHGREMAVDMKVVHGSRL